Proteins from a single region of Hymenobacter aquaticus:
- a CDS encoding DinB family protein, whose product MQLQATITEIRDRLNSTFAKQDEWFDKPAELRAFRPQHGGWTIDEVLEHIGLTNHYLLILITKATRKALLNAADADLQAELSSHVFQRDKLTEIGQHKSFAWVRPEHMEPTGAKPLPEVRAQLQDQLGQCLNSLNQLKNGEGVLYKTTMSVNELGKINVYEYLYFLAQHGQRHLTQMAKNEAEFAARPR is encoded by the coding sequence ATGCAGCTCCAGGCCACAATTACCGAAATCCGGGACCGTCTGAACTCAACCTTTGCCAAGCAGGACGAGTGGTTTGATAAACCGGCCGAGCTGCGCGCTTTCCGCCCGCAACACGGGGGCTGGACCATCGACGAAGTATTGGAGCATATCGGGCTGACCAACCACTATCTACTCATCCTCATCACCAAAGCCACCCGCAAAGCTTTGCTGAATGCTGCCGACGCCGACCTGCAGGCTGAGCTGAGCAGCCACGTATTTCAGCGCGACAAGCTCACTGAAATTGGGCAGCATAAGTCTTTTGCCTGGGTGCGTCCCGAGCACATGGAACCCACCGGCGCCAAGCCCCTGCCCGAAGTACGCGCCCAGCTGCAAGACCAGCTCGGCCAGTGCCTCAACAGCCTAAACCAACTCAAAAACGGGGAAGGCGTGCTCTATAAAACGACCATGTCGGTGAATGAGCTGGGCAAAATTAACGTGTATGAGTACCTGTATTTTCTGGCTCAGCACGGCCAGCGCCACCTGACCCAGATGGCAAAGAACGAAGCCGAATTTGCGGCTCGCCCCCGCTAG
- a CDS encoding serine hydrolase domain-containing protein, with protein sequence MKFLITSLFLLFYSFLATAQQAELEALRKRENVTGLQLVYTRKGETRQYSLGQRQASTTPAPMTATTTMQAASLGKVVLAYTALRLHDQGRFDLDQPLLTYAPYPRLQNEPRATRITARMVLGHTTGLPNWADYPLAESWKTSQLTLKFAPDSCWSYSGEGYVWLQRTLEHLTGKSLEELARQEVFKPLKMPHSSFVWQARFEQNAAYGHDKAGQPTDVKRFREPNGGFSLLTTAADYSRFLRALLTGQGLKPATARLLTTAATPATRCTTPLTPTDASISWAWGPGLAATSHGPAQWHWGDNGDFRGFFMTFPQTQETLLLLTNSANGLKIVDDVLRLFVGPGQYQAMQWLAEEK encoded by the coding sequence ATGAAATTCCTCATTACCAGCCTGTTTTTATTGTTCTACTCCTTTCTTGCCACGGCCCAGCAAGCCGAGCTGGAAGCCCTGCGCAAGCGCGAAAACGTCACCGGCTTGCAGCTGGTTTACACCAGAAAGGGCGAAACCAGGCAGTACAGCCTCGGGCAGCGGCAGGCCAGCACCACCCCGGCCCCGATGACGGCCACGACCACCATGCAGGCTGCTTCGCTGGGCAAAGTGGTGCTGGCCTACACCGCCCTGCGCCTCCACGACCAGGGCCGCTTCGACCTCGACCAGCCCCTGCTGACTTACGCGCCCTACCCGCGCCTGCAAAACGAGCCCCGAGCCACCCGGATTACCGCCCGCATGGTGCTGGGCCATACCACCGGCCTGCCCAACTGGGCCGATTACCCCCTGGCCGAAAGCTGGAAAACCTCGCAGCTGACGTTGAAATTCGCCCCCGACAGCTGCTGGAGCTACTCCGGGGAAGGCTACGTGTGGCTGCAGCGCACCCTGGAGCACCTTACCGGTAAGTCGCTCGAAGAACTGGCCCGGCAGGAGGTTTTCAAGCCCCTGAAGATGCCCCACAGCTCCTTCGTCTGGCAAGCCCGCTTCGAGCAGAACGCTGCCTACGGCCACGATAAAGCCGGCCAGCCCACCGACGTCAAGCGGTTCCGGGAGCCCAACGGCGGCTTTAGCCTGCTGACCACCGCCGCCGACTACAGCCGCTTCCTGCGGGCCCTGCTGACGGGCCAGGGCCTGAAGCCCGCCACCGCCCGGCTACTGACCACCGCCGCCACCCCCGCCACCCGCTGCACCACGCCCCTCACCCCCACCGATGCCAGCATCAGCTGGGCCTGGGGGCCGGGACTGGCCGCTACCAGCCACGGCCCGGCCCAGTGGCACTGGGGCGACAACGGCGACTTCCGCGGCTTCTTCATGACCTTTCCCCAAACCCAGGAAACCCTGCTCCTGCTCACCAACAGCGCCAACGGCCTCAAAATCGTGGACGACGTGCTGCGCCTCTTCGTGGGCCCCGGCCAGTACCAGGCCATGCAGTGGCTAGCCGAGGAGAAATAG
- a CDS encoding pseudouridine synthase: MIENPEEPEIIHRHFMVHKPWGYMSQFVCELKKKKLLGALHDFPAGTMSIGRLDEASEGLLLLTTNGKVSEQIRAKSVEKEYYAQVDGLITDEAVAQLQQGVEIGLHGDKYQTLPCRAFRLETAPDLGARGRKIRDERHGPTSWVSIIVTEGKFRQVRKMTAAVGFPTLRLVRVRIGSIELGSLAAGEVREVGGFFAAAPVPTVVPLPEQA; encoded by the coding sequence ATGATTGAAAACCCCGAAGAACCCGAAATCATCCACCGCCACTTTATGGTGCATAAGCCCTGGGGCTACATGAGCCAGTTTGTGTGCGAGCTGAAAAAAAAGAAGCTCCTGGGCGCGCTTCACGACTTTCCCGCCGGCACCATGTCCATCGGCCGCCTCGACGAAGCCAGTGAGGGTCTGCTGCTGCTCACCACCAACGGCAAAGTCAGTGAGCAGATCCGGGCCAAATCGGTGGAGAAGGAGTACTACGCCCAGGTCGACGGCCTGATTACCGACGAGGCCGTGGCCCAGCTCCAGCAGGGCGTCGAAATCGGGCTGCACGGCGACAAGTACCAGACCCTGCCCTGCCGGGCTTTCCGCCTGGAAACGGCCCCCGACCTGGGCGCGCGGGGCCGCAAAATCCGCGACGAGCGGCACGGGCCCACCAGTTGGGTGTCCATCATTGTCACGGAGGGCAAATTCCGGCAGGTGCGCAAGATGACGGCCGCCGTGGGCTTTCCCACCCTGCGCCTGGTGCGGGTGCGCATCGGCAGCATCGAGCTGGGCAGCCTAGCCGCCGGCGAAGTGCGGGAAGTGGGCGGCTTTTTCGCCGCCGCGCCCGTGCCCACCGTGGTGCCCCTGCCCGAACAGGCGTAG
- a CDS encoding proline iminopeptidase-family hydrolase: MLPTFFRPAALLLAGLSTLAACSQQTAQDTPASAGSATHQAAVPAAYFQSAETGVQDGGVRVIPITTPKGKFNIWTKRFGHNPRIKVLLLNGGPGATHEYFECMESFLPKEGIEFIYYDQLGCGNSDNPRDTAMWSLPRYVEEVEQVRQALKLDKDNFYLLGHSWGGILAAEYAFKYQQHLKGLIISNMMMSCPDYGKYADQVLAKQLKPEVLAEIRQIEARKDFQNPRYMALLMPNFYAEHICRLPLDQWPEPVTRSFAKMNQSLYVTMQGPSEFGVAGKLVNWNRVPDLPQLSVPVLSIGGKYDTMDPEHMRMVAQKVQHGTALICPNGSHMSFYDDQQTYMRGLTKWILGVDKGEEKVAL; this comes from the coding sequence ATGCTCCCCACGTTCTTTCGCCCTGCCGCCCTGCTGCTGGCTGGCCTCAGCACCCTGGCCGCCTGCTCCCAGCAAACCGCCCAGGATACCCCGGCCTCTGCTGGCTCCGCTACCCATCAGGCGGCCGTTCCGGCCGCCTACTTCCAGAGCGCCGAAACCGGCGTGCAGGACGGCGGCGTGCGGGTTATTCCCATCACCACGCCCAAGGGCAAGTTCAACATCTGGACCAAGCGCTTCGGCCATAACCCGCGCATCAAAGTGCTGCTGCTCAACGGCGGCCCCGGCGCCACCCACGAGTACTTCGAGTGCATGGAAAGCTTCCTGCCCAAAGAAGGCATCGAGTTTATCTACTACGACCAGCTCGGCTGCGGCAACTCCGACAACCCCCGCGACACGGCCATGTGGAGCCTGCCGCGCTACGTGGAGGAAGTCGAGCAGGTGCGCCAGGCCCTGAAGCTCGATAAGGACAACTTCTACCTGCTGGGCCACAGCTGGGGCGGCATCCTGGCCGCCGAGTACGCCTTTAAGTACCAGCAGCACCTCAAGGGCCTCATCATTTCCAACATGATGATGAGTTGCCCCGACTACGGCAAGTATGCCGACCAGGTGCTGGCCAAGCAGCTGAAGCCCGAAGTGCTGGCCGAAATTCGGCAGATCGAAGCCCGCAAGGACTTCCAGAACCCGCGCTACATGGCGCTGCTCATGCCCAACTTCTACGCCGAGCACATCTGCCGCCTGCCCCTCGACCAGTGGCCTGAGCCCGTGACGCGCTCCTTCGCCAAAATGAACCAGTCGCTCTACGTCACCATGCAGGGCCCCAGCGAGTTTGGCGTGGCCGGCAAGCTCGTGAACTGGAACCGCGTGCCCGACCTGCCCCAACTCTCGGTGCCCGTGCTCAGCATCGGCGGCAAATACGACACGATGGACCCCGAGCACATGCGCATGGTAGCCCAGAAAGTGCAGCACGGCACCGCCCTGATCTGCCCCAACGGCAGCCACATGAGCTTCTACGACGACCAGCAAACCTACATGCGCGGCCTCACGAAGTGGATTCTGGGCGTGGATAAGGGCGAAGAAAAGGTGGCGCTGTAG
- a CDS encoding DUF3800 domain-containing protein has translation MNTQNANIYIDEFGNTALNIEKPGTFSHFVYCSIIINSNDKLKAEELRKKITKDHNLGNDIKSKNISEKLFDRRLRILSQLVENLDFTIDVLVVDKSKLAEAQGLKHKRVFYKYFQNFFVKKYNDKYESFSIWADKVGEDFQFELEAYIRNNSISPSLFHQDRFFFISDDIGKEKLIQFADILCGSIGKIFCTSHTHARAQEIFDILHTRMSVDFFPYQSTDDEIQLFKHSELDPQISEITLRIAKEHLSSARRKDNPEEARMLEYLILNHRVNPNRLIPTYDITNYLSNFSSNASDERTRNIARSLRYEGVFVISHSGKSGYKLANSYTDITQQFEHYLKYVIPMLKKIKILNSSIAEQTFNTINILEKDKAFQELRQMLSGVK, from the coding sequence ATGAACACTCAGAACGCAAACATTTATATTGATGAATTTGGCAATACTGCGCTCAATATTGAGAAACCAGGAACATTCTCCCATTTTGTATATTGCTCGATCATAATAAACAGCAATGACAAGCTCAAAGCAGAGGAACTAAGAAAAAAGATAACAAAGGATCATAATTTAGGAAATGATATTAAATCCAAAAATATCAGCGAAAAACTATTTGATAGAAGACTGCGAATATTATCGCAACTTGTTGAAAACCTAGATTTCACTATTGATGTATTGGTTGTTGACAAGTCAAAGTTAGCAGAAGCACAAGGATTAAAACACAAACGAGTATTTTATAAATATTTTCAAAATTTTTTTGTTAAAAAGTATAACGATAAATATGAATCATTTTCAATATGGGCAGATAAAGTAGGAGAAGATTTTCAGTTTGAATTGGAAGCTTACATAAGAAACAATAGTATCTCTCCTTCACTTTTTCATCAAGATAGATTTTTCTTCATTTCTGATGATATCGGCAAGGAGAAATTGATTCAGTTCGCTGACATACTTTGTGGATCAATAGGAAAAATATTTTGCACTAGTCATACACACGCTAGAGCACAAGAAATATTTGATATTCTACACACTAGAATGAGTGTTGATTTCTTTCCATATCAATCAACAGATGATGAAATACAATTATTCAAACACAGCGAATTAGACCCTCAAATATCGGAAATAACGCTTCGCATAGCAAAAGAACACCTGAGTAGTGCAAGGCGCAAAGACAATCCTGAAGAAGCTAGAATGCTTGAATATCTAATATTAAACCATCGAGTAAATCCAAATAGACTGATACCAACGTATGATATAACTAATTACTTATCTAACTTCTCTAGCAACGCTTCAGACGAGAGAACCAGAAACATAGCAAGAAGCTTAAGATATGAAGGAGTGTTCGTTATAAGCCATTCTGGAAAATCAGGATATAAGCTAGCAAACTCATATACAGATATTACTCAACAGTTCGAGCATTACCTCAAATATGTTATTCCAATGTTAAAGAAGATAAAAATACTTAACTCAAGCATTGCTGAACAGACTTTCAATACTATCAACATCCTTGAGAAAGACAAAGCCTTTCAAGAGTTAAGACAAATGCTTTCAGGTGTAAAGTAG
- the rluF gene encoding 23S rRNA pseudouridine(2604) synthase RluF, whose amino-acid sequence MPSSDTTRLNKYISESGVCSRREADKFIEQGTVFVNGKRATIGTQVSSKDKVIVNGNLIEPRAPEDAIYIAFNKPPGITSTTETSVKDNIIRYIKHSERIFPIGRLDKDSQGLILLTSNGDIVNKILRAGNKHEKEYIVMVDKPISDQFIEGMRNGVPIMGIMTQKCEVQKETNYIFRITLIQGMNRQIRRMCEHFGYEVVQLERIRVMNISIKGLGVGDWRELTDKELAGLFAMTEKSSGTKEASLPKKRVGSPATKWSTRPARFADDFDGDAKPARKPAGAKPARPGRPTTGGAKPVRKLANGKPAFGGDDKPFGKPGRATGPGSKRKPAAKTLSRAPKGNAGSRGSSRGKR is encoded by the coding sequence ATGCCCAGTTCCGACACCACGCGCCTCAACAAATACATCAGTGAAAGCGGGGTCTGCTCCCGCCGCGAGGCCGACAAATTCATTGAGCAGGGCACCGTGTTCGTCAACGGCAAGCGGGCCACCATCGGCACCCAGGTCAGCAGCAAGGACAAGGTCATCGTCAACGGCAACCTCATCGAGCCCCGCGCCCCCGAAGACGCCATCTACATTGCCTTCAACAAGCCGCCGGGCATCACCAGCACCACCGAAACGAGCGTCAAGGACAACATCATCCGCTACATCAAGCACAGTGAGCGGATTTTCCCCATCGGCCGCCTCGATAAAGACTCCCAGGGCCTGATTCTGCTGACCAGTAACGGCGACATCGTCAACAAGATCCTGCGCGCCGGCAACAAGCACGAGAAGGAGTACATCGTCATGGTCGACAAGCCCATCAGCGACCAGTTTATCGAGGGCATGCGCAACGGGGTGCCCATCATGGGCATCATGACCCAGAAGTGCGAGGTGCAGAAGGAAACCAACTACATCTTCCGCATCACCCTCATCCAGGGCATGAACCGCCAGATCCGGCGCATGTGCGAGCATTTCGGCTACGAAGTCGTGCAGCTGGAGCGCATCCGGGTCATGAACATCAGCATCAAGGGCCTCGGCGTAGGCGACTGGCGCGAGCTGACCGACAAAGAGCTGGCCGGCCTGTTTGCCATGACCGAAAAGTCGTCGGGCACCAAGGAAGCCTCCCTGCCCAAGAAGCGCGTGGGCTCGCCCGCCACCAAGTGGAGCACCCGCCCCGCCCGCTTCGCCGACGACTTCGACGGTGACGCCAAACCCGCCCGCAAGCCCGCCGGGGCCAAGCCGGCCCGGCCCGGCCGCCCCACCACCGGTGGCGCCAAGCCGGTGCGCAAGCTGGCCAACGGCAAGCCCGCCTTCGGCGGCGACGACAAGCCCTTTGGCAAGCCCGGCCGCGCCACCGGCCCCGGCTCGAAGCGCAAGCCCGCCGCCAAAACCCTGAGCCGCGCCCCCAAGGGCAACGCCGGCAGCCGGGGCAGCAGCCGCGGCAAGCGCTAA
- the yiaA gene encoding inner membrane protein YiaA: MNAKPSNAFIGASWVALLAGMVAYNVGLWNATMPLNEKGYYFTILLYGLFAAVSLQKTVRDQLEGIPVTNIYYGLCWFATLSAVLLLSVGLWNATLTLSEKGFYAMAFMLSLFAAIAVQKNTRDSRSGSPEPAAPTEPPLH, encoded by the coding sequence ATGAACGCCAAACCTTCCAACGCCTTTATCGGAGCCTCCTGGGTAGCCTTGCTCGCCGGCATGGTGGCCTACAACGTGGGCCTGTGGAACGCCACGATGCCGCTCAACGAGAAAGGCTACTACTTCACCATTCTGCTCTACGGGCTGTTTGCCGCCGTATCCCTGCAAAAGACCGTCCGCGACCAGCTGGAGGGCATTCCCGTCACGAATATCTACTACGGGCTGTGCTGGTTTGCCACCCTGTCGGCCGTGCTCCTGCTGAGCGTGGGCCTGTGGAACGCCACGCTCACGCTCAGCGAAAAAGGCTTCTACGCCATGGCTTTTATGCTCAGCCTGTTTGCCGCCATTGCCGTGCAGAAAAACACCCGCGACAGTCGGTCGGGCAGCCCGGAGCCCGCGGCCCCCACCGAGCCGCCGCTGCACTAG
- a CDS encoding Kazal-type serine protease inhibitor family protein produces the protein MKKLAVLAFLAFAGASCSKENAKPAPAKAQASSSDVRDSYNCPDVYDPVCANGVTYPNACQASRAGVTSYTKGACGGDI, from the coding sequence ATGAAAAAGTTAGCCGTTCTTGCTTTCCTCGCTTTCGCCGGTGCTTCCTGCTCGAAAGAAAACGCCAAACCCGCCCCCGCCAAAGCCCAGGCCAGCTCCTCCGACGTGCGCGACTCGTACAACTGTCCGGACGTGTACGACCCGGTGTGTGCCAATGGCGTAACGTACCCCAACGCCTGCCAGGCCAGCCGCGCCGGCGTCACCAGCTACACGAAAGGAGCCTGCGGCGGCGACATCTAA
- a CDS encoding TonB-dependent receptor, which translates to MQQIYPVLLAASLLQAAPLAAAPTSGGDQPLLTKTKRKTVAPAPDPAEATIGGTVLTNTGEPLPGATIFLKGTFIGTSTDQLGKFSLNVPFDNGAVEILVAYVGYETQLVQLNKSDNLLSVVLAPSSTLLNETVVSASRVEENILRAPVTIDKVSTRQLERFSTPEVLAGLGQLPGVDVNSASMLFTSVSTRGFNTAKSERVMQLVDYMDTALPSLNLSPGNLVGLPELDLESIELLHGPASALYGANALSGVVLFNSKDPFVYEGLSVRVRGGQRNLLDGQLRYAKKLTDKLALKLNASGFQAQDWLAQNYEAASFSQNPEGSSLGYDAVNRYGEISNVYSPYQNRPATPNSAEFKVHPDLYGKTVYMPGFTEQELIGPDQKTKSYRVQGALSYLIKDDLKLTLEAKRGVGTATYQNQSRFRIKGLGTNQYRAELKSSKGFIRAYSTEDFTGSSYELTQLSALLQNSPTTEGGPTSYKQLYFYTFNQAYTKARDEFKLGVAEAQAAAKAAADAVQLKSSDARYATLREKITGDDQPGRGAQQNFNSFLNDISAQRSFRLSDAGTDLVLGGAYRQYRLGSGGKLFADTDGKRLENHEYGAYGQLTQTLLQEHLKLALAGRVDFFKNFDPSFSPRASAVYSFGKDKQHNFRASFGQAFRSPSQTDQYLRSDVGTFILLGNLGGFQGYSFTDANGKSYVPGTSLAGYELTLNKLKLERVTTTEVGYKGAILPNVYVDASYFRSRYNDFIGGSAFVGNVDGTRPTFQQVNAGLASGFTDAKATPARIIFASYNNSQEVRTQGATVGITYYLHKALNVGGNYSLNVLDRSNLPAGFRTFFNTPKHKFNLNASGTVLRNLSYSVNYRWVEGHQQELPLATGQVRTYRTTDAYLGYTVPKLATTLQAGVSNLFDANNIQIIGGPQLGRLAYLGLLVNVK; encoded by the coding sequence ATGCAACAAATTTATCCGGTCCTGCTGGCCGCCTCGCTACTCCAGGCGGCCCCGTTGGCGGCCGCCCCCACCAGTGGTGGCGACCAGCCTTTGCTCACCAAAACCAAGCGCAAAACCGTGGCCCCGGCCCCCGATCCGGCCGAGGCTACTATCGGCGGCACGGTGCTCACCAACACCGGCGAGCCGCTGCCGGGCGCTACCATTTTCCTCAAGGGCACTTTCATCGGCACCAGCACCGACCAGCTGGGCAAGTTCAGCCTGAACGTGCCGTTCGACAACGGCGCGGTGGAAATTCTGGTGGCCTACGTTGGCTACGAAACCCAGCTCGTGCAGCTGAATAAATCCGATAACCTGCTCAGCGTCGTGCTGGCTCCCAGTTCCACGCTGCTGAACGAAACCGTAGTATCGGCCTCGCGGGTAGAGGAAAACATCCTGCGGGCCCCGGTTACCATTGACAAGGTATCGACGCGGCAGCTGGAGCGCTTTAGCACGCCGGAGGTGCTGGCCGGCCTGGGCCAGCTGCCGGGCGTGGACGTAAACTCGGCCTCGATGCTCTTTACCAGCGTGAGCACGCGGGGCTTCAACACGGCCAAGAGCGAGCGGGTCATGCAGCTGGTCGACTACATGGACACGGCCCTGCCGAGCCTGAACCTGAGCCCGGGCAACCTGGTGGGCCTGCCCGAGCTGGATTTGGAGAGCATCGAGCTGCTGCACGGGCCGGCCTCGGCCCTGTACGGGGCCAACGCGCTGAGCGGGGTGGTCTTGTTTAACAGCAAGGACCCGTTCGTGTACGAGGGGCTGAGCGTGCGCGTGCGCGGGGGGCAGCGCAATTTGCTGGACGGGCAGCTGCGCTACGCCAAGAAGCTCACCGACAAGCTGGCCCTCAAGCTCAACGCCAGCGGGTTCCAGGCCCAGGACTGGCTGGCCCAGAACTACGAGGCGGCCAGCTTCTCACAGAACCCCGAAGGCTCCAGCCTCGGCTACGACGCCGTCAACCGCTACGGGGAAATCAGCAACGTGTACTCGCCCTACCAGAACCGGCCCGCTACGCCGAACTCGGCCGAGTTCAAGGTGCACCCCGACCTGTACGGCAAGACGGTGTACATGCCCGGCTTCACGGAGCAGGAGCTGATTGGGCCCGACCAGAAAACCAAGTCCTACCGCGTGCAGGGTGCCTTGTCGTACCTGATTAAGGATGACCTGAAGCTGACCCTGGAAGCCAAGCGCGGGGTGGGCACGGCCACCTACCAAAACCAGAGCCGGTTCCGCATCAAGGGCCTGGGCACCAACCAGTACCGGGCCGAGCTGAAAAGCTCCAAGGGCTTTATCCGGGCCTATTCCACCGAGGACTTCACCGGCAGCAGCTACGAGCTGACCCAGCTCAGCGCCCTGCTCCAGAACTCGCCCACCACGGAAGGCGGCCCCACCAGCTACAAGCAGCTATACTTCTACACCTTCAATCAGGCCTACACCAAGGCGCGCGACGAGTTTAAGCTGGGCGTGGCCGAGGCCCAGGCGGCGGCCAAAGCGGCGGCCGATGCCGTGCAGCTGAAAAGCTCGGATGCCCGCTATGCCACGCTGCGCGAGAAAATCACCGGCGACGACCAGCCCGGCCGGGGCGCGCAGCAGAACTTCAACTCCTTCCTCAACGACATCAGCGCCCAGCGCAGCTTCCGCCTTTCCGACGCCGGCACCGACCTGGTGCTGGGGGGCGCCTACCGCCAGTACCGCCTGGGCTCGGGCGGCAAGCTGTTCGCGGATACCGACGGCAAGCGCCTCGAAAACCACGAGTACGGCGCCTACGGCCAGCTGACCCAGACCCTGCTACAGGAGCACCTGAAGCTGGCCCTGGCCGGCCGCGTCGACTTCTTCAAGAACTTCGACCCCTCGTTTTCGCCCCGGGCGTCGGCCGTGTATTCGTTTGGCAAAGACAAGCAGCACAACTTCCGCGCTTCCTTCGGCCAGGCTTTCCGCAGCCCCTCGCAAACCGACCAGTACCTGCGCTCCGACGTGGGCACGTTTATCCTGCTCGGCAACCTTGGCGGCTTCCAGGGCTACAGCTTCACCGATGCCAACGGTAAAAGCTACGTGCCCGGCACGTCGCTGGCCGGCTACGAGCTGACGCTGAACAAGCTGAAGCTGGAGCGCGTGACGACGACCGAGGTGGGCTACAAGGGCGCCATTCTGCCCAACGTGTACGTGGATGCCAGCTACTTCCGCTCGCGCTACAACGACTTCATCGGGGGCTCGGCCTTCGTGGGCAACGTGGACGGCACGCGCCCCACGTTCCAGCAGGTAAACGCCGGGCTGGCCTCGGGCTTCACCGACGCCAAAGCCACGCCGGCGCGCATTATCTTCGCTTCCTACAACAACAGCCAGGAAGTGCGCACCCAGGGCGCCACGGTGGGCATCACCTACTACCTGCACAAGGCTCTGAACGTGGGCGGTAACTACTCGCTCAACGTGCTGGACCGCAGCAACCTGCCCGCGGGCTTCCGCACGTTCTTCAACACGCCCAAGCACAAGTTCAACCTCAACGCCAGCGGCACCGTGCTGCGCAACCTGAGCTACTCGGTGAACTACCGCTGGGTGGAAGGCCACCAGCAGGAGCTGCCCCTGGCGACGGGCCAGGTGCGCACCTACCGCACCACCGATGCCTACCTGGGCTACACCGTGCCCAAGCTGGCTACCACGCTGCAGGCCGGGGTGTCCAACCTGTTTGACGCCAACAACATCCAGATTATCGGCGGCCCCCAGCTGGGGCGGCTGGCCTACCTGGGCCTGCTGGTCAACGTGAAGTAA
- the bioB gene encoding biotin synthase BioB gives MLRTDWTLDEVKAIYNQPVLELVAQAAAVHQQHQATGEVQVCTLLSVKTGGCPEDCAYCPQAARYHTGVQAHKLLPDAEVIAAAQRAKDSGSTRFCMGAAWREIRDNRDFDRVLGMVEQVNELGLEVCCTLGMLNEYQAERLKQAGLYAYNHNLDTSAEHYSEIITTRTYDDRLNTLEHVRKAGISVCSGGIIGLGETDEDRIAMLHTLATLPAHPESVPVNALVPVEGTPLADQPRVSVWEMLRMIGTARILMPGTMVRLSAGRQEMPVSEQALCFLAGANSIFSGEKLLTTPNPDFDADRQMFDLLGLKPRKAFKDVPEGATVLGKELA, from the coding sequence ATGCTCCGTACCGACTGGACCCTTGACGAAGTAAAAGCCATTTATAACCAACCCGTTCTGGAGCTGGTAGCCCAGGCCGCCGCGGTGCACCAGCAGCACCAGGCCACCGGTGAAGTGCAGGTCTGCACCCTGCTGAGCGTGAAAACCGGCGGCTGCCCCGAGGACTGCGCCTACTGCCCCCAGGCGGCCCGCTACCACACCGGCGTGCAGGCCCACAAGCTGCTGCCCGACGCCGAAGTCATTGCCGCCGCCCAGCGGGCCAAGGATTCGGGCTCGACCCGCTTTTGCATGGGTGCCGCCTGGCGCGAAATCCGCGACAACCGCGACTTCGACCGGGTATTGGGCATGGTTGAGCAGGTAAACGAGCTGGGCCTGGAGGTGTGCTGCACCTTGGGCATGCTCAACGAGTACCAGGCCGAGCGCCTCAAGCAGGCCGGCCTCTACGCCTACAACCACAACCTGGACACCAGCGCCGAGCACTACTCCGAAATCATCACCACCCGCACCTACGACGACCGGCTCAACACGCTGGAGCACGTGCGCAAAGCCGGTATTTCGGTGTGCTCGGGCGGCATCATCGGCCTGGGCGAAACCGACGAGGACCGCATTGCCATGCTGCACACCCTGGCTACGCTGCCCGCCCACCCCGAGAGCGTGCCGGTGAATGCCCTGGTGCCGGTGGAAGGCACGCCCCTGGCCGACCAGCCCCGCGTCAGCGTCTGGGAAATGCTGCGCATGATTGGCACGGCCCGCATCCTGATGCCCGGCACGATGGTCCGCCTCTCGGCCGGCCGCCAGGAAATGCCGGTGAGCGAGCAGGCGCTGTGCTTTTTGGCCGGTGCCAACTCCATCTTCTCGGGCGAAAAGCTGCTGACCACGCCCAACCCCGACTTCGACGCCGACCGCCAGATGTTCGATTTGCTCGGCCTCAAGCCCCGCAAAGCCTTCAAGGACGTGCCCGAAGGCGCTACCGTGCTGGGCAAAGAGCTGGCGTAG